A stretch of the Mycobacteriales bacterium genome encodes the following:
- the recR gene encoding recombination mediator RecR translates to MYEGPVQDLIDELGRLPGVGPKGAQRIAFYLLAADPADVRRLVSALTEVKDKVRFCTICGNVAEQEQCRVCRDPRRDLSVICVVEEPKDVVAIERTREFRGRYHVLGGAISPIEGVGPDDLRIKELMTRLADDEVNELIIATDPNLEGEATATYLARLVKPMGLRVTRLASGLPVGGDLEYADEVTLGRAFEGRRLLDV, encoded by the coding sequence ATGTACGAAGGGCCGGTCCAGGACCTCATCGACGAGCTCGGCCGGCTGCCGGGCGTCGGTCCGAAGGGCGCGCAGCGGATCGCCTTCTACCTGCTCGCCGCGGATCCGGCTGACGTCCGCCGGCTGGTGTCGGCGCTGACCGAGGTCAAGGACAAGGTCAGGTTCTGCACGATCTGCGGCAACGTCGCCGAGCAGGAGCAGTGCCGGGTCTGCCGCGACCCGCGCCGCGACCTGTCGGTGATCTGCGTGGTCGAGGAGCCGAAGGACGTCGTCGCGATCGAGCGGACGCGTGAGTTCCGCGGGCGCTACCACGTCCTCGGCGGCGCGATCTCCCCGATCGAGGGCGTCGGCCCCGACGACCTGCGGATCAAGGAGCTGATGACGCGGCTCGCCGACGACGAGGTCAACGAGCTGATCATCGCGACCGACCCCAACCTCGAGGGCGAGGCGACCGCGACGTACCTCGCCCGGCTGGTCAAACCGATGGGTCTGCGGGTGACCCGGCTGGCGTCCGGGCTCCCGGTCGGCGGCGACCTGGAGTACGCCGACGAGGTCACCCTCGGTCGCGCCTTCGAAGGCCGCCGCCTGCTCGACGTCTGA
- a CDS encoding YbaB/EbfC family nucleoid-associated protein: protein MPPQPNMQQLMKQAQKMQQQLAAAQEELASATVEGSAGGGLVRATVSGTGELTALEIDPQAVDPDDIETLQDLVVAAVRDGKRAADELAAQTMGPLTGGMAGSLGLPGF from the coding sequence ATGCCCCCGCAGCCCAACATGCAGCAACTGATGAAGCAGGCCCAGAAGATGCAGCAACAGCTCGCCGCCGCGCAGGAGGAGCTCGCGTCGGCGACGGTCGAAGGCAGCGCCGGCGGCGGGCTGGTCCGCGCGACGGTCAGCGGCACCGGCGAGCTGACCGCGCTCGAGATCGACCCCCAGGCGGTCGACCCCGACGACATCGAGACGCTGCAGGACCTCGTGGTCGCCGCGGTTCGCGACGGCAAGCGGGCGGCCGACGAGCTCGCCGCGCAGACGATGGGGCCGCTCACCGGCGGCATGGCCGGCAGCCTCGGGCTGCCGGGCTTCTAG
- a CDS encoding aspartate-semialdehyde dehydrogenase — MSRFNVAVVGATGQVGSVMRRLLAERDFPVAQVRFFASSRSAGTRLPWAGGEVVVEDLATADPAGIDLALFSIGKIASKEHAPRFADAGATVIDNSSAWRMDPDVPLVVSEVNPEQIANAPKGIIANPNCTTMAAMPVLGPLHAEAGLVRLVISTYQSVSGTGPAGVDELDKQVRQVADRASELVRDGAAVAFPEPSTYVAPIAFNVLPMAGSIVDDGEFETDEEKKLRDESRKILGVPDLAVSGTCVRVPVFTGHSLSINAEFARPISVERATEVLGAAAGVELADVPTPLYAAGRDPSYVGRLRVDPGVPDGRGLALFVSNDNLRKGAALNAVQIAELVAAAR, encoded by the coding sequence ATGAGCCGGTTCAACGTTGCGGTCGTCGGTGCGACCGGCCAGGTCGGCAGCGTCATGCGCCGACTGCTCGCCGAGCGGGACTTCCCTGTCGCGCAGGTGCGGTTCTTCGCCTCGTCGCGTTCGGCCGGCACCCGCCTGCCGTGGGCCGGCGGCGAGGTCGTGGTGGAGGATCTCGCGACCGCCGATCCTGCCGGGATCGACCTCGCGCTGTTCTCGATCGGCAAGATTGCGTCGAAGGAACATGCGCCCCGCTTCGCCGACGCCGGCGCAACGGTGATCGACAACTCTTCGGCCTGGCGGATGGACCCCGACGTCCCGCTCGTCGTGAGCGAGGTCAACCCGGAGCAGATCGCGAACGCCCCCAAGGGGATCATCGCGAACCCGAACTGCACCACGATGGCGGCAATGCCGGTGCTCGGTCCGCTGCACGCCGAGGCCGGGTTGGTCCGCTTGGTGATCAGCACCTACCAGTCGGTGTCCGGCACCGGTCCGGCCGGCGTCGACGAGCTCGACAAGCAGGTCCGCCAGGTTGCCGACCGCGCCAGCGAGCTCGTTCGCGACGGCGCAGCGGTCGCCTTCCCGGAGCCCTCGACGTATGTCGCGCCGATCGCCTTCAACGTGCTGCCGATGGCCGGCTCGATCGTCGACGACGGCGAGTTCGAGACCGACGAGGAGAAGAAGCTTCGCGACGAGAGCCGCAAGATCCTCGGTGTCCCCGACCTCGCGGTCTCCGGTACGTGTGTACGAGTGCCGGTCTTCACCGGCCACTCGCTATCGATCAACGCGGAGTTCGCCAGGCCGATCTCCGTCGAGCGCGCGACCGAGGTCCTCGGCGCGGCCGCGGGCGTCGAGCTCGCCGACGTGCCGACGCCCTTGTACGCCGCCGGTCGCGACCCGAGCTACGTGGGGCGGCTGCGGGTCGACCCCGGCGTGCCCGATGGCCGCGGCCTCGCGCTGTTCGTGAGCAACGACAACCTGCGCAAGGGCGCGGCGCTCAACGCCGTACAGATCGCCGAGCTGGTCGCCGCCGCTCGCTGA
- a CDS encoding aspartate kinase, with product MALVVQKYGGSSVENAERIKSVAQRIVDARRAGNDVVVVVSAMGDTTDDLRDLAQQVSPLPPPRELDMLLTAGERISMALLAMAIASQGFEARSFTGSQAGVITDSNHGRARIIDITPGRIRSALEAGHIAIVAGFQGVSQDTKDITTLGRGASDTTAVALAAALDADVCEIYTDVDGIYSADPRLVPTARKIDRISYEEMLEMAANGAKVLMLRCVEYARRYAVSVHVRSSFSDRDGTWVVGIPEEELVEQAIISGVAHDRSEARVTVVGVPDKPGEAAGIFRAIADANINIDMIVQNISGSTGRTDVSFTLARTDGAAAMEALERVRTAIGFESLTYDDRIGKVSLVGAGMRSHPGVSATFFEALASAGVNVQNISTSEIRISVVCDESEVPAAVRVVHEAFDLDDPEGAPATVHAGTGR from the coding sequence ATGGCCTTGGTCGTGCAGAAGTACGGCGGGTCGTCGGTCGAGAACGCCGAGCGAATCAAGAGCGTGGCGCAACGGATCGTCGACGCACGCCGGGCCGGCAACGACGTCGTCGTGGTGGTTTCCGCGATGGGCGACACCACCGACGACCTGCGCGACCTCGCCCAGCAGGTCTCACCGCTGCCGCCGCCGCGCGAGCTCGACATGCTGCTGACCGCCGGGGAGCGGATCTCGATGGCGCTGCTCGCGATGGCGATTGCCAGCCAGGGCTTCGAGGCGCGGTCGTTCACCGGCTCGCAGGCGGGCGTCATCACCGACTCCAACCACGGCCGGGCGCGGATCATCGACATCACCCCGGGCCGGATCCGCAGCGCGCTCGAAGCCGGCCACATCGCGATCGTCGCCGGCTTCCAGGGCGTCTCGCAGGACACCAAGGACATCACCACGCTCGGCCGCGGCGCCTCCGACACGACCGCGGTCGCACTGGCGGCGGCGCTCGACGCCGACGTGTGCGAGATCTACACCGACGTCGATGGCATCTACTCGGCCGACCCTCGGCTGGTCCCGACCGCGCGCAAGATCGACCGGATCAGCTACGAGGAGATGCTCGAGATGGCGGCGAACGGCGCGAAGGTGCTGATGCTGCGCTGCGTCGAGTACGCCCGGCGGTACGCCGTATCCGTCCATGTTCGTTCGTCGTTTTCCGACCGCGACGGCACCTGGGTCGTCGGCATCCCCGAGGAGGAACTGGTGGAGCAGGCGATCATCTCCGGCGTCGCCCACGACCGGTCGGAGGCCCGCGTAACGGTGGTCGGAGTGCCGGACAAGCCCGGCGAGGCGGCCGGCATCTTTCGTGCGATCGCCGACGCGAACATCAACATCGACATGATCGTGCAGAACATCTCCGGCTCGACCGGGCGCACCGACGTCTCGTTCACCTTGGCTCGTACCGACGGCGCCGCGGCGATGGAGGCTCTCGAGCGGGTGCGCACCGCGATCGGCTTCGAGTCGCTCACGTACGACGACCGGATCGGCAAGGTCTCGCTGGTCGGTGCCGGCATGCGCTCGCACCCCGGCGTTTCCGCCACGTTCTTCGAGGCGCTCGCGTCGGCTGGCGTCAACGTGCAGAACATCTCCACCTCGGAGATCCGGATCTCCGTCGTTTGCGACGAGAGCGAGGTGCCGGCCGCGGTTCGCGTCGTACACGAGGCGTTCGACCTCGACGACCCCGAGGGTGCGCCGGCCACCGTGCACGCAGGGACCGGTCGATGA